In the Salinirubrum litoreum genome, one interval contains:
- the purF gene encoding amidophosphoribosyltransferase, with translation MDHGRDQTGGPREKCGVVGVSLSERSAARPLYYSLYALQHRGQESAGIVTHDGFQQHSHVEMGLVGDVFAEDDLDQLNGTAGIGHVRYPTAGGVNTCCAQPFSVSFKSGSLGLAHNGNLVNADEIRDELEGLGHAFTSTGDTEVIAHDLARNLLEADLVRAVKKTMERIHGSYSLTISHDDVVLGVRDPEGNRPLCIGELDDGYVLASESAAIDTLDGDLVRDVRPGELVVLDRDGTGFDSYQLVDRDNTAHCFFEHVYFARPDSVIDDSLVYEVRRTLGRKLWEESGIETDVVMPVPDSGRAFASGYAEAANGTTAEGEERPEGDDGVEFAEGLMKNRYVGRTFIMPTQDERERAVRLKLNPIKSTVEGKTVTLIDDSIVRGTTSTQLVELLRDAGAEEVHLRIGAPPIVAPCYMGIDMASREELIAAGQSVDDIGEQISADSLSYLSIDAVAEALGESRADLCLGCVTGEYPYDIEGETTDRDVERPQIGDTSLVADD, from the coding sequence ATGGATCACGGGCGGGATCAGACGGGTGGCCCGCGAGAGAAGTGCGGTGTCGTCGGCGTCTCGCTGTCGGAGCGAAGTGCCGCGCGGCCGCTCTACTACTCGCTGTACGCGCTCCAGCACCGGGGCCAGGAGTCGGCCGGCATCGTCACTCACGACGGCTTCCAGCAGCACAGCCACGTCGAGATGGGACTGGTCGGCGACGTGTTCGCCGAGGACGACCTCGACCAACTGAACGGGACGGCCGGCATCGGGCACGTCCGGTACCCCACGGCTGGCGGGGTCAACACCTGCTGTGCCCAGCCCTTCTCGGTGTCGTTCAAGTCCGGGTCGCTCGGCTTAGCCCACAACGGGAACCTCGTCAACGCCGACGAGATCCGGGACGAGTTGGAGGGCCTCGGTCACGCGTTCACCTCGACCGGCGACACCGAGGTCATCGCCCACGACCTCGCGCGGAACCTCTTGGAGGCCGACCTCGTTCGCGCCGTCAAGAAGACGATGGAGCGTATCCACGGCTCCTACTCGCTGACTATCTCCCACGACGACGTGGTGCTGGGTGTCAGAGACCCCGAAGGCAATCGCCCGCTGTGTATCGGCGAACTGGACGACGGCTACGTGCTCGCCTCCGAGTCGGCCGCCATCGACACACTGGACGGGGACCTGGTCCGGGACGTCCGACCGGGTGAACTGGTCGTCCTCGATCGGGACGGCACAGGCTTCGACTCCTACCAACTCGTCGACCGCGACAACACGGCGCACTGCTTCTTCGAACACGTCTACTTCGCTCGCCCGGACTCGGTGATCGACGACTCGCTCGTCTACGAGGTCCGGCGGACGCTCGGCCGGAAACTCTGGGAGGAGTCCGGCATCGAGACCGACGTGGTGATGCCGGTGCCGGACTCCGGGCGCGCCTTCGCCTCCGGCTACGCCGAGGCCGCGAACGGCACGACCGCAGAGGGCGAGGAGCGTCCCGAGGGCGACGACGGCGTCGAGTTCGCGGAGGGACTGATGAAGAATCGGTACGTCGGCCGGACGTTCATCATGCCGACGCAGGACGAACGCGAACGCGCGGTGCGACTGAAGCTGAACCCGATCAAGTCCACGGTCGAGGGGAAGACCGTCACGCTGATCGACGACAGCATCGTGCGCGGGACGACCTCGACGCAGTTGGTGGAACTGCTCCGGGACGCCGGCGCGGAGGAGGTCCACCTGCGGATCGGCGCGCCGCCCATCGTCGCGCCGTGTTACATGGGCATCGACATGGCCAGTCGCGAGGAACTGATCGCGGCCGGCCAGTCGGTCGACGACATCGGCGAGCAGATCAGCGCGGACAGTCTCTCGTACCTCTCCATCGACGCGGTCGCCGAGGCGCTGGGTGAGTCGCGGGCGGACCTCTGTCTCGGCTGTGTCACCGGCGAGTACCCCTACGACATCGAGGGCGAGACCACCGATCGGGACGTCGAGCGCCCGCAGATCGGGGACACGTCGCTGGTCGCCGACGACTGA
- a CDS encoding DUF1405 domain-containing protein: MAEDHADGERTDSGLLPGRWVEYYLGNGPSLVWLLVVNATAFLVGVSFYVHSDPSLREIPTFLYPLFGDSPTALALGTLSLVTLLPTLGLPVRDAPQNRALAYLHTLAFVWLVKYGVWTVIALNLRPELYIGFSASALWDYWGIMLTHALFLLEAAVIPHFGRTTRGALAFALVLALVNDVYDYGFGFYPPLRYDASATLLPAITVGLSILSVALAGRVFDRL, encoded by the coding sequence ATGGCCGAGGACCACGCTGACGGCGAGCGAACCGACTCGGGACTCCTGCCCGGTCGCTGGGTCGAGTACTACCTCGGAAACGGGCCGAGTCTGGTCTGGCTCCTCGTCGTCAACGCCACCGCGTTCCTCGTCGGAGTGAGCTTCTACGTCCACTCCGACCCCTCGCTCCGGGAGATTCCGACCTTCCTCTACCCGCTGTTCGGCGACTCCCCGACCGCGCTGGCGCTCGGGACGCTCTCGCTGGTCACCCTCCTGCCGACTCTCGGGTTGCCGGTGCGGGACGCTCCACAGAACCGGGCGCTGGCGTACCTCCACACGCTGGCGTTCGTCTGGCTGGTGAAGTACGGCGTCTGGACCGTGATCGCGCTGAACCTCCGGCCCGAACTGTACATCGGCTTCTCCGCGAGCGCGCTGTGGGACTACTGGGGCATCATGCTGACCCACGCGCTGTTCCTCCTGGAGGCGGCCGTCATCCCGCACTTCGGCCGGACGACGCGGGGCGCACTCGCCTTCGCACTGGTGCTCGCGCTGGTGAACGACGTGTACGACTACGGCTTCGGCTTCTACCCACCCCTTCGGTACGACGCGTCGGCGACGCTCCTCCCGGCGATCACGGTCGGTCTGTCGATTCTCTCGGTCGCGCTGGCAGGTCGCGTCTTCGACCGGTTGTGA
- a CDS encoding ArsR/SmtB family transcription factor, with product MDSAVLLDLLGNENRRRILRLLSHKPCYVTEISEYLGVSPKAVIDHLRKLEDAGLVESRTDDQRRKYFHISRNLRLEVNVSPYGFGAKSAYPANPSLDMTGRCPHLTLDADLCEPDDGGEDVTELADELARLEELENELSLAKRWVHGRMTDVLDRLNEKVGAEADSRFYADVLAAIARGKRTPREIDGDVDAPPEAIESALGTLADRGLVVERNGRWRLR from the coding sequence ATGGATTCCGCCGTCCTCCTCGATCTCCTCGGCAACGAGAACCGGCGGCGTATCCTCCGGCTACTGTCGCACAAACCGTGTTACGTGACCGAGATCAGCGAGTATCTCGGCGTCAGTCCGAAGGCGGTCATCGACCACCTCCGGAAGCTGGAGGACGCCGGCCTGGTCGAGAGCCGCACCGACGACCAGCGCCGGAAGTACTTCCACATCTCCCGGAACCTCCGCCTCGAAGTGAACGTCTCTCCCTACGGCTTCGGCGCGAAGAGCGCCTACCCCGCGAACCCGAGTCTCGACATGACCGGCCGGTGTCCCCACCTCACGCTGGACGCCGACCTCTGTGAACCCGACGACGGCGGCGAGGACGTGACGGAACTCGCCGACGAACTCGCCCGTCTCGAAGAGTTGGAGAACGAACTCTCACTCGCCAAGCGGTGGGTCCACGGCCGGATGACCGACGTGCTCGACCGACTGAACGAGAAGGTCGGCGCGGAGGCCGACAGCCGGTTCTACGCCGACGTCCTCGCGGCCATCGCTCGCGGCAAGCGCACCCCACGCGAGATCGACGGCGACGTGGACGCACCGCCGGAGGCCATCGAGTCGGCACTCGGGACGCTCGCCGACCGTGGACTGGTCGTCGAGCGAAACGGTCGCTGGCGACTGCGCTGA
- a CDS encoding M20/M25/M40 family metallo-hydrolase, with translation MDDSPREFLYELLDTPSPSGFETPGQRVWVEYVRAFADEVRTDDYGNAVAVHHGAEDAPEIAFAGHADEIGFIVRRITDDGFLRIGPIGGSDRTVSKGQHVTVHAESGPVSGVVGQTAIHIRREADDEYDDLKEQFVDVGATDRAEAESLVEVGDPITFSTTTESLHGDRIAGRGIDNRVGTWAAAEGLRQTVESDADATVYAVSTVQEEVGLQGAQMVGFDLAPDAVVAVDVTHATDSPQLKEWERGAVQLGAGPVIGRGSANHPTVVRVAREAASEAGIDVQLQAAGVRTGTDADAFFTARGGIPSLNVGVPNRYMHTPVEVVDTGDLDAVADLLGAVARAAGDVETFGVDL, from the coding sequence ATGGACGACAGCCCACGGGAGTTCCTCTACGAGTTGCTCGACACGCCAAGCCCCTCCGGGTTCGAGACGCCCGGTCAGCGCGTCTGGGTCGAGTACGTCCGCGCGTTCGCCGACGAGGTCCGGACCGACGACTACGGCAACGCGGTCGCGGTCCACCACGGCGCGGAGGACGCCCCCGAGATCGCATTCGCGGGCCACGCCGACGAGATCGGCTTCATCGTCCGGCGGATCACCGACGACGGCTTCCTCCGGATCGGCCCGATCGGCGGCTCCGACCGGACCGTCTCGAAGGGGCAACACGTCACGGTCCACGCCGAGAGTGGTCCGGTCTCGGGCGTCGTCGGCCAGACCGCGATCCACATCCGCCGGGAGGCGGACGACGAGTACGACGACCTGAAAGAGCAGTTCGTGGACGTGGGCGCGACCGACCGCGCCGAGGCCGAGTCGCTCGTCGAGGTCGGCGACCCGATCACCTTCTCGACGACCACCGAGTCGCTCCACGGCGACCGCATCGCTGGCCGGGGCATCGACAACCGCGTGGGCACCTGGGCCGCCGCCGAGGGACTCCGACAGACCGTCGAGTCCGACGCCGACGCGACCGTCTACGCGGTCAGCACCGTTCAGGAGGAGGTCGGTCTGCAGGGCGCGCAGATGGTCGGCTTCGATCTCGCGCCGGACGCAGTCGTCGCGGTGGACGTGACCCACGCGACCGACTCACCACAGTTGAAAGAGTGGGAACGTGGCGCGGTCCAGCTGGGCGCGGGACCGGTGATCGGTCGCGGGAGCGCGAACCACCCGACGGTCGTCCGGGTGGCCCGCGAGGCGGCGAGCGAGGCCGGTATCGACGTGCAGTTGCAGGCCGCCGGGGTGCGAACCGGCACCGACGCCGACGCGTTCTTCACTGCGCGGGGCGGCATCCCGTCGCTGAACGTCGGCGTTCCGAACCGGTACATGCACACGCCGGTCGAGGTCGTCGACACGGGTGACCTGGACGCGGTGGCCGACCTCCTGGGGGCGGTCGCCCGCGCGGCCGGGGACGTGGAGACGTTCGGCGTCGACCTGTAG
- a CDS encoding mandelate racemase/muconate lactonizing enzyme family protein has product MGVDYSDLHDPNAEYTMRELSAETMGVTRERGGGRDVEITDVQTTMVDGNFPWTLVRVYTDAGVVGTGEAYWGAGVPELIQRMKPMIIGENPLDIDRLYEHLIQKMSGEGTVEGVTVTAISGIEVALHDLAGKILNVPAYQLLGGKYRDEMRVYCDCHTEEEADPEACADEAERVVEDLGYDALKFDLDVPSGLEKDRANRHLRPGEIRHKAEIVEKVTERVKDRADVSFDCHWTFSGGSAKRLADAIEDYDVWWLEDPVPPENLEVQEEVTKSTTTPICVGENRYRVTEERRLIENQAVDMIAPDLPKVGGMRETRKIADVANQYYVPVAMHNVASPVATMAAVHVGAAIPNSLAVEYHSYELGWWDDLVEETMIEDGYITVPEKPGLGVTLDMDVIEEHMVDGETLFDEA; this is encoded by the coding sequence ATGGGAGTCGACTACTCGGACCTTCACGATCCGAACGCGGAGTACACGATGCGGGAACTCTCCGCCGAGACGATGGGTGTCACACGCGAGCGCGGCGGCGGGCGCGACGTCGAGATCACCGACGTCCAGACGACGATGGTCGACGGGAACTTCCCGTGGACCCTCGTGCGCGTCTACACCGACGCGGGCGTCGTCGGCACCGGCGAGGCCTACTGGGGCGCGGGCGTCCCGGAACTCATCCAGCGCATGAAGCCGATGATTATCGGCGAGAACCCGCTGGACATCGACCGCCTCTACGAACACCTCATCCAGAAGATGTCCGGCGAGGGCACCGTCGAGGGCGTGACGGTCACCGCCATCTCCGGCATCGAGGTCGCACTGCACGACCTCGCGGGCAAGATTCTGAACGTCCCCGCCTACCAGTTGCTCGGCGGGAAGTACCGCGACGAGATGCGGGTCTACTGTGACTGCCACACCGAGGAGGAGGCCGACCCCGAGGCCTGCGCCGACGAGGCAGAACGCGTCGTCGAGGACCTGGGGTACGACGCCCTGAAGTTCGACCTCGACGTCCCGAGCGGCCTGGAGAAGGATCGCGCGAACCGCCACCTCCGACCGGGCGAGATCCGCCACAAAGCCGAGATCGTCGAGAAGGTCACCGAGCGCGTGAAGGACCGCGCCGACGTCTCCTTCGACTGCCACTGGACGTTCTCGGGCGGTTCGGCAAAACGGCTCGCGGACGCCATCGAGGACTACGACGTCTGGTGGCTCGAGGACCCCGTGCCGCCGGAGAACCTCGAGGTGCAGGAAGAGGTCACGAAGTCCACGACGACGCCCATCTGCGTGGGCGAGAACCGCTACCGCGTGACCGAGGAGCGTCGCCTGATCGAGAACCAGGCGGTCGACATGATCGCGCCGGACCTGCCGAAGGTCGGCGGGATGCGCGAGACCCGGAAGATCGCGGACGTGGCGAACCAGTACTACGTCCCGGTCGCCATGCACAACGTCGCCTCGCCGGTCGCCACGATGGCCGCCGTCCACGTCGGCGCGGCCATCCCGAACTCGCTGGCGGTCGAGTACCACAGCTACGAACTCGGCTGGTGGGACGACCTCGTCGAGGAGACGATGATCGAGGACGGCTACATCACGGTGCCCGAGAAGCCGGGACTGGGTGTCACGCTGGACATGGACGTCATCGAGGAGCACATGGTCGACGGCGAGACGCTGTTCGACGAAGCGTAA
- the trpD gene encoding anthranilate phosphoribosyltransferase, with protein sequence MQDYIERVTEGQDLTLDEARDAARLIFEEATEAQIGALLTALRAKGETETEIAGFAQGMRDAALTIDPQRDPLVDTCGTGGDDYDTINVSTTSAIVAGGAGVAVAKHGNYSVSSSSGSADVLDVAGVKVDAEPPAVEAGIERDGIGFMLAPVFHPAMKAVIGPRKELGMRTIFNVLGPLTNPAGADAQVLGVYDPDLVPVIARALSHMPVEHALVVHGSGMDEIAIHDETAVAEIHGGEITEYTLTPADIGIDRAPIEAVTGGTPQANADDLVGIVEGDVTGPKRDIILANAGAAVYVAGLADSIEEGVTVAAQAINSGDAAEKLDALRDGSRLGGDAVDAPADAPEAVEADES encoded by the coding sequence ATGCAGGACTACATCGAACGCGTGACCGAGGGACAGGACCTGACACTCGACGAGGCGCGCGACGCCGCGCGCCTGATCTTCGAGGAGGCGACCGAGGCGCAGATCGGCGCGCTCCTCACGGCACTCCGGGCGAAAGGCGAGACCGAGACCGAGATCGCCGGTTTCGCACAGGGGATGCGCGACGCGGCGCTGACCATCGACCCACAGCGCGACCCACTCGTGGACACCTGCGGCACCGGCGGCGACGACTACGACACGATCAACGTCTCCACGACCTCCGCCATCGTCGCCGGCGGGGCAGGGGTCGCGGTCGCCAAGCACGGCAACTACTCCGTCTCCTCCTCCTCCGGCAGTGCCGACGTGTTGGACGTGGCCGGCGTGAAGGTCGACGCCGAACCACCGGCCGTCGAAGCGGGGATCGAGCGCGACGGGATCGGCTTCATGCTCGCGCCCGTCTTCCACCCGGCGATGAAGGCCGTCATCGGTCCGCGAAAGGAACTCGGGATGCGGACCATCTTCAACGTGCTCGGACCGCTGACGAACCCCGCCGGGGCCGACGCGCAGGTGCTCGGCGTCTACGATCCCGACCTCGTGCCGGTGATCGCTCGCGCGCTCTCACACATGCCGGTCGAGCACGCGCTCGTCGTCCACGGCTCCGGGATGGACGAGATCGCCATCCACGACGAGACGGCCGTCGCCGAGATCCACGGTGGAGAAATCACCGAGTACACCCTGACGCCGGCCGACATCGGAATCGACCGCGCACCCATCGAGGCGGTCACGGGCGGGACACCCCAGGCGAACGCGGACGACCTCGTCGGCATCGTCGAGGGCGACGTGACAGGCCCGAAACGCGACATCATCCTCGCCAACGCCGGCGCGGCCGTCTACGTGGCGGGCCTCGCAGACAGCATCGAGGAGGGTGTGACGGTCGCAGCGCAGGCAATCAACTCCGGCGACGCCGCGGAGAAACTCGACGCCCTGCGGGACGGGAGTCGGCTCGGCGGGGACGCGGTCGACGCGCCGGCGGATGCTCCGGAGGCGGTGGAGGCCGACGAGTCGTGA
- a CDS encoding phosphoribosylanthranilate isomerase, with the protein MTRVKLCGVTSAADLSLVADAGADAVGVISEVPVDSHREVAPTTAAELVAAAPPMLTTTLVTMPEEPGNAVGLAGAIQPDLLQLHADFTPDELRGIRAETGTKLVVTVDADDPERAHELDGVVDAVLLDSTTEEGAGGTGETHDWAAAGDLAADLDTPVVLAGGLTPETVGEAVETARPYAVDVASGIEGDDGTKDAETVERFVRQVREADARLAETDSPEAQG; encoded by the coding sequence GTGACGCGCGTCAAACTCTGTGGGGTCACGAGCGCGGCGGACCTCTCGCTGGTCGCCGACGCCGGTGCGGACGCGGTCGGCGTCATCAGCGAGGTCCCGGTCGACAGCCACCGCGAGGTGGCACCGACGACCGCCGCCGAACTCGTCGCCGCCGCGCCGCCGATGCTGACGACGACGCTCGTGACGATGCCGGAGGAACCGGGCAACGCGGTCGGTCTCGCCGGCGCGATCCAGCCCGACCTGCTCCAGCTCCACGCCGACTTCACGCCCGACGAACTCCGGGGCATCCGCGCCGAGACCGGGACGAAACTGGTCGTCACGGTCGACGCCGACGACCCGGAGCGCGCCCACGAACTCGACGGGGTGGTCGACGCCGTCCTGCTCGACTCGACGACCGAGGAGGGTGCCGGCGGCACCGGCGAGACACACGACTGGGCGGCGGCCGGGGACCTCGCGGCCGACCTCGACACGCCGGTCGTCCTCGCCGGCGGGTTGACCCCCGAGACGGTCGGCGAGGCGGTCGAGACCGCCCGGCCCTACGCGGTCGACGTGGCGAGCGGTATCGAGGGCGACGACGGGACGAAGGACGCAGAGACCGTCGAACGATTCGTCCGGCAGGTCCGGGAAGCGGACGCGAGACTGGCCGAGACCGACTCGCCGGAGGCCCAGGGATGA
- the trpE gene encoding anthranilate synthase component I: MTFDLTRAEFRDLASEADDDRPVVVRLSADLDVGVTPLSAYDALSDRSEYNFLLESAEKVASSDPDGAFSPDGQGADRHARYSFVGYDPEAVVSVGPEGTEVRTLRDRLDDLLATDGATADGRAGESAGDAGDTLDTLRRVMPDVRLANFPDSERQQLAGGLVGFLAYDAVYDLWLEEVGVERPETSLPDAQFVVTTRTLVFDDAEGSVSLVCTPVVRPEDDPDAVYDDLVAELTEVVDSLGSAERTAATGAGDDSEGGDPGFVRTGETAGPREEYEDAVRRAKEHVLDGDIYQGVISRKRELTGDIDTLAFYRSLRAVNPSPYMYLLRFGDRSIVGASPETLVSVGGERVVANPIAGTCARGSSPVEDRRLAGEMLADAKERSEHTMLVDLARNDVRRVSRPGSVRVEEFMNVLKYSHVQHIESTVTGRLAPDCDAFDATRAAFPAGTLSGAPKVRAMEIIDALELTPRGLYGGGVGYYSWTGDADFAIVIRTATVEHGVETERGTEDRVTVQAGAGIVADSDPASEYEETEKKMGGVLDALLRIEGNGGDADGDDPGAPTESTPEAGR; this comes from the coding sequence ATGACGTTCGACCTCACCCGTGCCGAGTTCCGGGACCTGGCCTCGGAGGCGGACGACGACAGGCCGGTCGTCGTGCGACTGTCCGCCGACCTGGACGTAGGTGTGACGCCACTGTCGGCGTACGACGCACTGTCAGACCGGAGCGAGTACAACTTCCTCCTGGAGAGCGCGGAGAAGGTCGCCTCCAGCGACCCGGACGGCGCGTTCTCGCCCGACGGACAGGGTGCCGACAGACACGCCCGGTACTCGTTCGTCGGCTACGATCCGGAGGCTGTCGTCAGCGTCGGTCCCGAGGGAACCGAGGTGCGGACACTCCGCGACCGACTGGACGACCTGCTGGCGACCGACGGGGCGACCGCCGACGGAAGGGCGGGCGAATCGGCCGGCGACGCCGGCGACACACTCGACACGCTCCGGCGTGTGATGCCCGACGTCCGACTGGCCAACTTCCCCGACTCCGAGCGTCAGCAACTCGCGGGCGGACTGGTCGGCTTTCTCGCGTACGACGCGGTGTACGACCTCTGGCTCGAAGAGGTGGGCGTCGAGCGCCCGGAGACGTCACTGCCGGACGCGCAGTTCGTGGTGACGACCCGGACGCTCGTCTTCGACGACGCGGAAGGCTCTGTGTCGCTGGTCTGCACGCCGGTCGTCCGGCCCGAGGACGACCCGGACGCGGTGTACGACGACCTCGTCGCGGAACTGACCGAGGTCGTCGACAGTCTGGGGAGCGCCGAGCGGACAGCGGCCACCGGCGCGGGCGACGACAGCGAAGGTGGCGACCCGGGCTTCGTCCGGACCGGCGAGACCGCCGGGCCGCGTGAGGAGTACGAGGACGCGGTCCGCCGCGCGAAGGAGCACGTCCTCGACGGCGACATCTACCAGGGCGTCATCTCGCGGAAACGCGAACTGACCGGCGACATCGACACGCTCGCCTTCTACCGGTCGCTCCGGGCGGTCAACCCCTCGCCGTACATGTACCTGCTCCGCTTCGGCGACCGGTCCATCGTCGGTGCGTCGCCGGAGACGCTGGTCTCCGTCGGCGGGGAGCGTGTCGTCGCCAACCCCATCGCGGGGACCTGTGCGCGTGGCTCCTCGCCGGTCGAGGACCGCCGTCTCGCGGGGGAGATGCTCGCCGACGCGAAGGAGCGGTCGGAACACACGATGCTGGTCGACCTCGCCCGCAACGACGTGCGGCGCGTCTCCCGTCCGGGGAGCGTCCGCGTCGAGGAGTTCATGAACGTCCTGAAGTACAGCCACGTCCAGCACATCGAGTCGACCGTGACCGGGCGACTCGCGCCGGACTGTGACGCCTTCGACGCGACGCGGGCCGCGTTCCCGGCCGGGACGCTCTCGGGCGCGCCGAAGGTCCGGGCGATGGAGATCATCGACGCTCTCGAACTGACCCCGCGCGGGTTGTACGGCGGCGGCGTCGGCTACTACTCGTGGACGGGCGACGCCGACTTCGCCATCGTGATCCGGACCGCGACGGTCGAACACGGCGTCGAGACCGAACGCGGCACCGAGGACCGCGTGACGGTGCAGGCCGGCGCGGGCATCGTCGCCGACAGCGACCCGGCCAGCGAGTACGAGGAGACCGAGAAGAAGATGGGCGGGGTGCTGGACGCACTGCTCCGCATCGAGGGCAACGGGGGAGACGCCGACGGCGACGACCCGGGTGCTCCCACCGAATCCACCCCGGAGGCGGGCCGATGA
- the trpG gene encoding anthranilate synthase component II: MRLLVVDNYDSFTYNLVEYFSEQTVPGTDEPLDIEVLKNTATLDDVRAFDPDAIVVSPGPGHPKNDRDVGVTNAVLTEISPTVPTLGVCLGLEAAVYAYGGHVGHAPEPIHGKAFPVDHDGRGVFTGLEQGFQAGRYHSLVATEVPDCFEVSATTDHDGTELVMGVRHREYPIECVQFHPESVLTAVGHDVIRNFLEYCVPDEGRVEAE, encoded by the coding sequence ATGAGACTACTCGTCGTCGACAACTACGACTCGTTCACGTACAACCTCGTGGAGTACTTCTCAGAGCAGACGGTCCCCGGCACCGACGAACCGCTCGACATCGAGGTGCTGAAGAACACCGCCACGCTCGACGACGTTCGGGCGTTCGACCCGGACGCCATCGTCGTCTCGCCGGGGCCGGGCCACCCGAAGAACGACCGCGACGTGGGCGTCACGAACGCGGTCCTGACCGAGATCTCGCCGACGGTGCCGACCCTCGGGGTCTGTCTCGGACTGGAGGCGGCCGTCTACGCCTACGGCGGGCACGTGGGCCACGCGCCGGAACCGATCCACGGGAAGGCGTTCCCGGTCGACCACGACGGGCGTGGGGTCTTCACCGGTCTCGAACAGGGCTTCCAGGCCGGGCGCTACCACTCGCTGGTGGCGACCGAGGTGCCGGACTGCTTCGAGGTGTCGGCCACCACGGACCACGACGGGACCGAACTCGTGATGGGCGTCCGGCACCGCGAGTACCCCATCGAATGCGTGCAGTTCCACCCCGAGAGCGTCCTGACCGCGGTCGGCCACGACGTGATCCGGAACTTCCTGGAGTACTGTGTGCCCGACGAGGGACGGGTCGAAGCCGAGTAG
- the truD gene encoding tRNA pseudouridine(13) synthase TruD encodes MREAHPIEQAVGMEFYVSDGDGIGGHLRESPEDFRVRELEAFDWHPLEADPGDFHHLVLRATLRGWDTNDFASRLSDALGISRERVSWAGTKDKHAVTTQLFTVKGADPEALPDVSGVEMELLGRAGRGLTFGDLAGNAFGIVVRGPEAPEHLDAITADLRQFAGDGPASDPGDTVTTLAGAVTADDAVAAAEAETGSDADLVRIGVPNYFGQQRFGSQRPVTHRVGLAVLRGDWREAVRRYVGDPAETEPEGTQEARAVADEQFAAAQPDWQTALDAMPGRLRYERSMLHRLAETNAGRDDETAPPASADADDPFRYALEAVPSNLTRLFVNAAQSFVFNRILSERLRRGLPFDRPVAGDVVCFADREAPAGLPLPDTDREQRVTDERVDTVTRHCERGRAYVTAPLVGTDTELADGEPGAIEREILADLDLAPADFDLPGDFRSRGTRRAVLCRTDLLVTRDPVRFEFALPHGSYATAVLREYLKSGPLSL; translated from the coding sequence ATGCGCGAGGCCCACCCCATCGAACAGGCGGTCGGGATGGAGTTCTACGTCAGCGACGGCGACGGCATCGGCGGCCACCTGCGGGAGTCACCCGAGGACTTCCGGGTCCGCGAGTTGGAAGCGTTCGACTGGCACCCGCTCGAGGCCGACCCCGGCGACTTTCACCACCTCGTCTTGCGGGCGACCCTCCGGGGCTGGGACACCAACGACTTCGCCTCCCGGCTCTCCGATGCACTCGGCATCAGCAGAGAGCGCGTCTCGTGGGCCGGGACGAAGGACAAACACGCCGTCACGACCCAGTTGTTCACCGTGAAGGGTGCCGACCCCGAGGCGCTCCCGGACGTCTCCGGCGTCGAGATGGAACTGCTCGGCAGGGCCGGCAGAGGCCTCACCTTCGGCGACCTCGCGGGGAACGCCTTCGGTATCGTCGTCCGGGGACCCGAGGCTCCCGAGCACCTCGACGCGATCACCGCCGACCTCCGGCAGTTCGCGGGCGACGGACCGGCCAGCGACCCCGGCGACACCGTGACGACGCTCGCGGGGGCAGTCACGGCAGACGACGCGGTCGCGGCCGCAGAAGCGGAGACCGGAAGCGACGCCGACCTCGTCCGGATCGGCGTGCCGAACTACTTCGGCCAGCAACGCTTCGGGAGCCAACGGCCCGTCACCCACAGAGTCGGACTGGCGGTCCTCCGGGGCGACTGGCGCGAGGCGGTCCGGCGGTACGTCGGCGACCCGGCAGAGACCGAACCCGAGGGCACGCAGGAGGCCCGCGCCGTCGCGGACGAGCAGTTCGCCGCCGCACAACCAGACTGGCAGACTGCCCTCGACGCGATGCCCGGTCGCCTGCGCTACGAGCGATCCATGCTCCACCGCCTCGCGGAGACGAACGCCGGCCGTGACGACGAGACCGCACCCCCCGCGAGCGCCGACGCAGATGACCCCTTCCGCTACGCGCTGGAGGCGGTTCCGTCGAACCTGACGCGCCTGTTCGTCAACGCCGCGCAGTCGTTCGTCTTCAACCGCATCCTCTCGGAGCGTCTTCGCAGAGGACTCCCCTTCGACCGCCCGGTCGCGGGCGACGTGGTCTGCTTCGCGGACCGCGAGGCCCCGGCCGGCCTCCCCCTGCCGGACACCGACCGCGAGCAGCGTGTGACCGACGAGCGAGTGGACACGGTCACCCGGCACTGTGAGCGCGGGCGGGCCTACGTCACCGCGCCGCTGGTCGGCACCGACACCGAACTCGCAGACGGTGAGCCGGGTGCGATCGAACGGGAGATTCTGGCCGACCTCGACCTCGCGCCCGCCGACTTCGACCTGCCGGGCGACTTCCGGTCGCGGGGGACGCGCCGGGCGGTGCTCTGCCGGACCGACCTGCTCGTGACGCGCGACCCGGTGCGGTTCGAGTTCGCCCTGCCCCACGGGAGCTACGCGACTGCGGTCCTCAGGGAGTATCTGAAGTCCGGACCGCTGTCGTTGTGA